One genomic region from Candidatus Nitrosopumilus koreensis AR1 encodes:
- a CDS encoding CDC48 family AAA ATPase, producing the protein MSEIELKIEEMPQAYVGKGVAIVDPKIIEENNWKSGQILELSANKKSHVKLWSGFPEDYDSNVIRIDGLTRYNIGASIGENLSLKAVDGEEAEQIVLSPIEKIHAEGLHEYMSSLYQGHIFTTGDTVIVNTQMGSKIQLVVTSTKPAKPVFVTEDTIFKLGNITKLDDPSIPRITYDELGGLKNEILKIREMVELPMRHPELFEKIGISSPKGVLLYGPPGTGKTLLAKAVAGETNSHFTSLSGPEIMAKHYGESEEKLREIFTQAEENAPSIIFIDEIDSIAPKREEVSGELEKRIVSQLLTLMDGMKSRGKVVVIAATNRPDSIDPALRRPGRFDREIEIGIPDEDGRLEVLNIHTRGMPLDKKVDLKKISKTTHGFVGADLEVLCKEAAMRSLRRILPEINLEEEKVSKEVLQKIKITSKDFTDALKEVRPSALREVLVQIPNVSWDDVGGLDKLKEELREAIEWPLKYKDAFDYAHVKTPKGVLLYGPPGTGKTLIAKAVATTTESNFISIKGPELLSKWVGESEKGVREIFRKARMAAPCIIFFDEIDALVPKRGSGGSDSHVTENVVSQILTEIDGLEELNNVLIIGATNRLDIVDPALLRPGRFDRVIEVPNPDVAGIEMILKIHTKDKPLAEDVNLKTLAEMSKGFSGAEIEEVCNRGALLGVKRFVENKDKDVKSIKITQKDLEYSINEINKTKKI; encoded by the coding sequence CTGTCAGAAATTGAACTGAAAATCGAAGAGATGCCACAGGCCTATGTGGGTAAGGGAGTGGCCATCGTTGATCCAAAAATAATTGAAGAGAATAACTGGAAATCGGGACAGATTCTAGAACTGTCTGCAAATAAAAAAAGTCATGTAAAACTATGGTCTGGATTTCCAGAAGACTATGACAGCAATGTTATCCGCATAGATGGTTTGACTAGATACAACATCGGCGCAAGTATCGGGGAGAATCTTTCTCTCAAAGCAGTTGATGGGGAAGAAGCAGAACAAATTGTGTTATCCCCCATTGAAAAGATTCATGCCGAGGGATTGCATGAGTACATGTCTTCACTTTATCAAGGCCATATCTTTACCACAGGCGATACAGTGATAGTCAATACCCAGATGGGAAGTAAGATTCAGCTTGTTGTGACCAGCACAAAACCTGCAAAGCCTGTTTTTGTAACCGAGGATACAATATTCAAGTTAGGAAACATTACAAAATTAGATGATCCTTCCATACCAAGAATTACCTATGACGAGTTGGGCGGACTAAAAAATGAGATTCTAAAGATACGTGAAATGGTAGAGTTACCGATGAGGCATCCAGAATTGTTTGAGAAAATCGGCATATCCTCACCCAAAGGTGTTTTGTTGTATGGTCCTCCCGGAACTGGAAAGACGTTACTTGCGAAGGCAGTTGCAGGTGAGACAAATTCCCACTTTACATCACTTAGTGGTCCGGAAATCATGGCAAAGCATTATGGTGAAAGCGAGGAAAAACTGCGAGAAATTTTTACACAAGCTGAGGAAAATGCCCCTAGCATTATCTTCATTGATGAAATTGATTCAATTGCTCCAAAAAGAGAGGAGGTTTCAGGAGAATTGGAAAAACGCATTGTATCACAATTACTGACATTGATGGATGGAATGAAATCTCGTGGAAAAGTTGTAGTTATTGCTGCAACCAATAGACCAGATAGCATAGATCCTGCACTTCGAAGACCAGGCAGATTTGACAGGGAAATTGAAATCGGAATTCCTGATGAAGATGGAAGATTAGAAGTGTTAAACATCCACACACGTGGAATGCCTTTGGACAAAAAGGTAGATCTAAAGAAAATTTCTAAAACAACTCACGGATTTGTGGGGGCTGACCTGGAAGTTCTTTGTAAGGAGGCAGCAATGAGATCCCTTAGAAGAATTTTACCTGAGATTAATTTGGAAGAAGAAAAAGTTTCAAAGGAAGTGCTGCAAAAAATAAAGATAACTAGCAAGGATTTTACAGATGCATTAAAAGAAGTCAGGCCTTCTGCACTAAGGGAAGTTCTAGTTCAGATTCCAAATGTAAGTTGGGATGATGTAGGTGGATTGGACAAACTAAAGGAAGAACTGCGTGAGGCAATAGAGTGGCCATTAAAATACAAAGATGCTTTTGATTATGCACATGTAAAAACGCCAAAAGGGGTGCTGCTTTACGGTCCTCCGGGAACAGGAAAAACACTAATTGCAAAGGCAGTTGCGACAACAACTGAATCCAATTTTATCAGCATCAAGGGTCCTGAACTGCTATCCAAATGGGTTGGTGAATCTGAAAAGGGGGTAAGAGAGATTTTCAGAAAAGCACGTATGGCTGCCCCCTGTATAATTTTCTTTGATGAAATAGATGCACTTGTTCCAAAAAGAGGAAGTGGTGGTTCAGATTCACATGTCACAGAAAATGTTGTCTCCCAGATTCTAACTGAGATAGATGGGTTGGAGGAACTCAATAACGTATTGATAATTGGTGCAACAAACAGGCTGGACATTGTGGATCCAGCACTACTCAGGCCTGGCAGATTTGACAGGGTAATAGAAGTTCCAAACCCTGATGTTGCAGGAATAGAAATGATTCTCAAGATTCACACCAAAGACAAACCACTTGCTGAAGATGTCAATCTAAAGACCTTAGCAGAAATGTCAAAGGGATTCAGTGGAGCAGAAATCGAAGAGGTGTGCAATCGCGGAGCACTCTTGGGAGTTAAGAGATTTGTGGAAAACAAGGACAAAGACGTAAAGTCCATCAAAATAACTCAAAAGGATCTAGAATACTCGATAAACGAAATAAATAAGACAAAAAAGATTTGA
- a CDS encoding YqaA family protein, with protein MQIYQQLQEILANNTFQDYGIIGLFLNSFLSATAIPLPTEILTSALLIGGENQILIGIALVLGSTIGGVLNYFIGFGGNTLITKFKKKKDQKEAEQKNKDNKLLEKFGWSAVFFASWIPIIGDFILISAGVKKMNFTKFFIFMVTGKTFKTIAVVSGLGLIF; from the coding sequence ATGCAGATTTATCAACAGCTTCAGGAAATTTTAGCCAATAACACATTTCAGGATTATGGCATAATTGGATTATTTCTAAATTCTTTTTTGTCAGCTACTGCAATACCTTTACCTACTGAAATTCTGACTTCAGCTTTACTGATAGGTGGAGAAAATCAAATTCTAATTGGGATAGCATTAGTTTTGGGCTCTACAATCGGTGGAGTGTTGAATTATTTTATTGGGTTTGGTGGAAACACACTGATTACAAAATTCAAGAAAAAGAAAGATCAAAAGGAGGCTGAGCAGAAAAACAAAGACAATAAACTACTTGAAAAATTTGGCTGGAGTGCAGTATTTTTCGCATCTTGGATTCCAATTATTGGAGATTTCATTCTAATATCTGCTGGTGTAAAGAAAATGAACTTCACCAAGTTTTTCATTTTTATGGTCACAGGCAAGACTTTCAAAACTATTGCAGTGGTATCTGGATTGGGATTGATCTTTTAA
- a CDS encoding AAA family ATPase, with amino-acid sequence MIGIALSGKTTYVKANFTHEEIRLYYFDNDRKKEMNYIEQCLKQGKSIVVDDTNITKDIRKMHIDMAKKYNAKMIGVFMNTSSGIIEQRRTRRRDSFPLAAINKQLKEFETPNKDEGFDTLIIHKNYESSNRVQS; translated from the coding sequence ATGATAGGTATTGCATTGAGTGGGAAAACCACTTATGTCAAAGCAAATTTTACTCATGAGGAAATACGACTTTATTATTTTGACAACGACAGAAAAAAAGAGATGAATTACATTGAACAATGCCTCAAGCAAGGCAAAAGCATAGTTGTTGATGATACCAATATTACAAAAGACATTCGAAAAATGCATATCGATATGGCAAAAAAATACAACGCCAAAATGATTGGAGTTTTTATGAATACCTCGTCAGGAATCATTGAACAAAGAAGAACAAGGAGACGTGATTCCTTTCCATTGGCTGCAATAAACAAACAACTAAAGGAATTTGAAACGCCCAACAAAGACGAGGGTTTTGACACATTGATAATTCATAAAAACTATGAATCTTCCAATAGAGTCCAATCTTAA
- a CDS encoding nucleotidyltransferase domain-containing protein: MSIQNKTLEKFMKEMVADLTAKFHDEIVSFVLFGSATTGEWIRGKSDIDCIVIIKNKKLCKDIETYLSSLLLTLDAKYDLKLSDTCTSYKKTDNPALDLIFKTENKMMFGQPFYVVAEDQLDLKGFKIRKNLKVEIGTRTIASLGLFLQRIKNTGIILYGRDIRKEIPKTVPTLEKIKASFNAMLLLMMSFVIFPFSFNSAFSHAVKANFWACDDVLFALDKPLSTTKQEILDICSIFGKSEIDSEHLLMSLEYKKTKDNMKLSKGFVFGYMIKSTKFVYGLYAVALKKMLRK, translated from the coding sequence ATGTCTATCCAAAATAAAACACTAGAAAAATTCATGAAAGAGATGGTTGCAGATTTAACTGCAAAATTTCACGATGAGATTGTTTCATTTGTACTGTTTGGCTCTGCAACAACAGGCGAATGGATTCGTGGAAAATCCGACATTGACTGTATTGTAATTATAAAAAATAAAAAATTATGTAAAGATATTGAAACTTATCTAAGCAGTCTTTTGCTCACTCTTGATGCAAAATATGATCTAAAACTATCAGACACATGTACATCCTACAAAAAGACTGACAATCCTGCACTTGATCTAATCTTTAAGACTGAAAACAAGATGATGTTCGGTCAGCCGTTTTATGTGGTAGCAGAGGATCAGCTTGACCTGAAGGGATTTAAGATAAGAAAAAACCTCAAAGTGGAGATTGGAACCAGAACCATTGCGTCTCTTGGTCTGTTCTTGCAGAGAATAAAAAATACTGGAATTATTTTGTATGGACGTGACATACGAAAAGAAATACCAAAAACTGTTCCTACTCTTGAGAAGATAAAGGCATCATTTAATGCGATGTTGCTCTTGATGATGAGCTTTGTGATATTTCCATTCAGTTTTAACTCTGCATTCTCTCATGCAGTAAAGGCAAATTTCTGGGCATGTGATGACGTATTATTTGCATTAGACAAACCTCTGTCCACTACAAAACAGGAGATACTTGACATCTGTTCAATTTTTGGCAAGTCTGAGATTGATTCAGAGCATCTGCTAATGTCCTTGGAATACAAAAAAACTAAAGACAATATGAAACTCAGTAAGGGATTTGTTTTTGGATACATGATAAAGAGCACAAAATTCGTTTATGGGCTGTATGCTGTTGCTCTAAAAAAGATGTTGAGAAAATGA
- a CDS encoding ice-binding family protein, with protein sequence MIKNNVLKYFAISVLLLSSLTMFQNNSSFAATSLDLGTSANFGVLGSSTVTNDPTLGTGTTITGDLGLSPGTAITGFYGANENGGPGIVTGTTHQADATAAKAQADALDAFNELAAKSCDTFAPWPGGGGIEMNALTLVPGVYCSTSSLTLATGGTLTLDGPGVYIFKAASKLTTFSDSNIILTNGATADNVFWYVGTSATLASPTTGSGNTSVFSGTVISSAAISQTGGDADTLLDIDGRLISLNAGVTFASTAHITVPADITPPTDTTDNTTTKTTDNTTTTTNDDTTTKTPDNTTTKTPDNTTTKTPDNTTTKTTDNTTTKTTDNTTTKTTDNTTTDPYKSKQPDLKLVSPYLQSNTLKDFRTTQQTTETITSSSGSSGSAVGSTTLDEEYVLPKPGTTPDSFAYGFKKAFEGLDLAFTFNQNDKVAKHLKFAELRLSETNAVVQKGMPELVNGLTNDYEKQVSDANKIADSASKAADKASLTEDIMSASSNHVEVLTELKDTLPEQAQLRIQVIIDNSKKDIGIAMKELSNYANAMEKSKEMKQTAEDRKP encoded by the coding sequence ATGATTAAAAATAATGTTTTAAAATATTTTGCAATATCTGTATTACTTCTTTCATCTTTGACTATGTTTCAAAACAATAGTAGTTTTGCAGCAACATCTCTGGATCTTGGAACATCTGCCAACTTTGGTGTCTTGGGTTCCTCAACGGTAACCAATGACCCAACATTAGGCACTGGTACAACCATCACAGGAGATCTTGGATTAAGCCCCGGTACAGCGATTACTGGCTTCTATGGTGCTAATGAAAATGGTGGTCCAGGAATTGTAACAGGAACGACACACCAAGCTGATGCAACAGCAGCCAAAGCTCAAGCTGATGCGCTTGACGCATTTAACGAACTTGCAGCCAAGAGTTGTGACACCTTTGCTCCTTGGCCTGGTGGAGGCGGAATAGAAATGAATGCATTAACACTTGTACCTGGAGTTTACTGTTCTACTTCATCACTTACTTTAGCAACAGGTGGAACACTTACTCTTGATGGTCCCGGAGTTTACATCTTCAAGGCTGCCAGTAAACTAACCACTTTTTCAGATTCTAATATAATCTTGACCAACGGCGCAACAGCTGATAACGTATTTTGGTATGTAGGTACTTCTGCAACTCTTGCATCCCCAACCACAGGTTCTGGAAATACGTCTGTATTCTCAGGAACTGTAATTTCTTCAGCAGCAATCTCGCAAACCGGCGGTGACGCTGACACTCTCTTGGATATAGACGGCAGATTAATTTCACTAAACGCAGGAGTTACATTTGCATCTACTGCGCATATCACAGTTCCAGCAGATATTACTCCACCAACTGACACCACTGACAATACAACAACTAAAACCACTGACAATACAACAACTACAACCAATGACGATACAACAACTAAAACCCCTGACAATACAACAACTAAAACCCCTGACAATACAACAACTAAAACCCCTGACAATACAACAACTAAAACCACTGACAATACAACAACTAAAACCACTGACAATACAACAACTAAAACCACTGACAATACAACAACTGATCCTTACAAATCTAAACAACCAGATCTTAAACTGGTATCACCTTACTTGCAAAGCAATACATTGAAGGATTTTCGTACAACACAACAAACAACTGAAACCATCACATCTTCCAGCGGAAGTTCTGGCTCTGCTGTAGGTTCTACAACATTAGATGAAGAGTATGTTTTACCTAAGCCTGGAACTACTCCTGACTCATTTGCATATGGATTCAAAAAAGCATTTGAAGGGTTAGACTTGGCATTTACATTTAATCAAAACGATAAAGTTGCAAAACATCTGAAATTTGCAGAACTACGACTGAGTGAAACAAATGCAGTAGTTCAAAAAGGAATGCCTGAACTAGTTAATGGTCTAACAAATGACTATGAAAAACAAGTATCTGATGCAAACAAAATTGCAGACTCTGCATCAAAAGCTGCAGACAAGGCATCTTTAACTGAAGATATAATGTCTGCATCATCCAACCATGTAGAAGTTCTAACTGAACTCAAAGATACACTTCCAGAACAAGCACAATTAAGAATCCAAGTGATAATTGATAATTCTAAAAAAGACATTGGTATTGCAATGAAAGAACTCTCAAACTATGCTAATGCTATGGAAAAATCAAAAGAAATGAAACAAACAGCTGAAGATCGCAAACCATAA
- a CDS encoding Kazal-type serine protease inhibitor family protein, which translates to MKTRNKILLGVGIVIAIIVLLSSLMAYFNKNGTILESDYNNDPSRVLAHCAQQKYGEENDWKTPDGKNFAVTSIGLFAMNETHYIDNNLCTWIERPSGLNTMLSGDELKFYKQKLAKDKDESKSCPDGQNYNEILFKCVVSCEDDLVYNGYTDSCTTEFELKYHGFCDDEFTYDPLSHICYSDDGTLQTPLKDPPRTAPPEPECSIQCLVYDPVCGVDGITYACGIEDAACHGVKVKHDGECSDSKLGTE; encoded by the coding sequence ATGAAAACTAGAAACAAAATATTACTTGGTGTAGGTATCGTTATTGCAATAATTGTATTACTCTCTTCATTAATGGCATATTTTAACAAAAATGGAACGATTCTTGAATCCGATTACAATAATGATCCTAGTAGAGTATTAGCTCATTGTGCCCAACAAAAATATGGTGAAGAAAATGACTGGAAAACTCCTGATGGAAAGAATTTTGCTGTGACCTCAATTGGATTATTTGCCATGAATGAAACTCATTATATTGACAACAATCTTTGCACTTGGATAGAAAGACCTTCTGGATTAAACACTATGTTGTCTGGAGACGAATTAAAATTCTACAAGCAAAAACTAGCAAAGGATAAAGATGAATCAAAATCTTGTCCTGATGGACAAAATTACAACGAAATCCTGTTCAAATGTGTGGTTTCTTGTGAAGATGATCTAGTTTACAATGGTTATACTGATTCATGTACTACTGAATTTGAATTAAAGTATCATGGATTCTGTGATGATGAGTTTACATATGATCCGTTATCTCATATCTGTTATTCTGATGATGGTACTTTGCAGACTCCTCTAAAGGATCCGCCAAGAACTGCTCCTCCAGAACCTGAATGTTCAATTCAATGCTTAGTTTATGATCCTGTTTGCGGAGTAGATGGAATTACTTATGCTTGTGGGATAGAAGATGCTGCATGTCATGGAGTTAAAGTCAAACATGATGGAGAATGTTCAGATTCAAAATTAGGCACAGAATAA
- a CDS encoding beta-propeller fold lactonase family protein gives MNKTSSIAVFAAVVICIAAIVAVTLFSDTFVATNAADTVFFTLQGDDSIGNLDGKTFQAGPKMTYVSISQDGNLILATSSGSDTVFAYDSDGNKLAEIPVGKTPKGVKIHPTQDLAFVANENSGTISVIDLQTLESIKDIPVGKIPHNIVFHPNGITAYVTIQGGDEVAIIDISSLTKTNAIPVGALPHNLDITLDGKFLFVTNIGTNDVAVIDLNSNEIIKRIPVSTGHHGIDIPPFGNKIFVSGIGDDKVNVIDASSLELIKQIQVGKGPHGLRSDQNANFVYVSVSQTNEIVVIDVNSLEISDRISPGKTPFWVAIPGNP, from the coding sequence GTGAATAAAACATCCTCTATTGCAGTTTTTGCTGCAGTTGTTATCTGCATTGCAGCTATAGTCGCTGTGACCCTATTTTCTGATACTTTTGTGGCTACAAATGCCGCTGATACCGTATTCTTTACGCTGCAAGGTGATGATTCTATAGGTAACCTTGATGGCAAGACATTCCAAGCAGGACCCAAGATGACGTATGTCTCCATTTCACAGGATGGGAATCTAATCCTGGCCACAAGTAGTGGAAGTGACACTGTATTTGCATATGATTCAGATGGAAACAAGCTAGCAGAGATTCCGGTTGGAAAAACCCCAAAGGGTGTAAAGATTCATCCAACACAGGACCTTGCCTTTGTCGCAAATGAGAATTCTGGCACAATCAGTGTCATTGATCTTCAAACCCTAGAATCAATCAAAGATATACCTGTTGGAAAAATTCCTCACAATATTGTTTTTCATCCAAATGGTATAACTGCATATGTTACAATTCAAGGCGGTGATGAAGTTGCAATAATTGACATTTCATCATTGACTAAAACAAATGCCATTCCTGTTGGAGCATTGCCTCATAATCTGGACATAACTCTTGATGGCAAATTCCTGTTTGTGACCAATATTGGAACAAACGATGTTGCAGTAATTGATTTGAATAGTAATGAAATCATCAAAAGAATTCCTGTAAGTACAGGACATCATGGAATTGACATCCCTCCTTTTGGCAACAAAATCTTTGTCTCTGGAATAGGTGATGACAAGGTAAATGTGATTGATGCATCTTCTCTTGAGTTAATCAAACAAATTCAAGTGGGAAAAGGCCCTCATGGATTAAGATCTGATCAAAATGCAAATTTTGTTTATGTCAGTGTATCTCAGACAAATGAAATTGTAGTTATTGATGTGAATAGTCTTGAGATATCAGATAGAATATCTCCTGGCAAGACTCCCTTTTGGGTTGCAATTCCAGGGAACCCCTAG
- a CDS encoding O-methyltransferase, with amino-acid sequence MTSPVFEVLEELERQSSLEKSRKVDVAPNERMLAITKETGELLNMIIRMKNAKNMLEVGMSVGYSTIWCAEAIIENGGSIITIEQNPVKIKRAKENFQKAGVSEVITIEEGLAMEVLRKLSLQEKYKNFFDFVLIDADKENAIEYFDMILPLVSIGGVIITDNMLYPEKYREEMKKYSQHIHANQNVRTITSPIGNGEEITVKLR; translated from the coding sequence ATGACCAGTCCCGTGTTTGAGGTTCTAGAAGAACTAGAAAGACAATCATCATTAGAAAAATCAAGAAAAGTCGATGTTGCTCCAAATGAGAGAATGCTGGCAATAACAAAAGAGACTGGCGAGCTGCTCAACATGATAATCAGGATGAAAAATGCCAAAAACATGCTCGAAGTTGGGATGTCAGTTGGCTACTCCACAATATGGTGTGCAGAAGCCATTATAGAAAATGGAGGCAGCATCATAACAATAGAGCAAAATCCAGTAAAAATCAAAAGGGCAAAGGAGAATTTTCAAAAAGCAGGTGTTTCAGAGGTCATAACAATTGAGGAAGGTTTGGCCATGGAGGTATTGAGAAAACTTAGTTTGCAAGAAAAATACAAGAATTTTTTTGATTTTGTATTAATTGATGCAGATAAGGAAAACGCCATAGAATATTTTGATATGATTTTGCCACTAGTCTCAATTGGCGGAGTAATTATTACTGATAACATGCTATATCCTGAAAAATACAGAGAGGAGATGAAGAAATATTCACAGCACATACATGCAAATCAAAATGTTCGAACCATAACATCACCAATAGGAAATGGTGAGGAAATCACAGTAAAGCTAAGATGA